TGTAATAGAAGCGACAGTAGGTAGTTCTACCCTAGTTGACCAATTCGGTGGGGCCTGCGGAGTAGGGGATAATTGATTTCCAAACCCACCGATATCTGGGATGAAAATATCTCCAGTATAAATATCGTAATCCCCAAAAAACGATGGCTGCGGCAAAGTGGCCATAATATTAACGGCTTGCCCGCCCTGCGGTGCGAAGTTGATATATCCTACGCCGCCAGTTCCAAACGGTACGCGCCCTCTTGCATGTAAGGAGACACAACAAGGGAAAGCAACTAACCCAGGTACACATAACACATCCCCGGGATATATGATGTTAGGGTTGGTAATGTGCGGGTTATTGACTGCTAAGGCTTCCAATCGTACGCGGAACATTTGAGCAATCATATAAAATGTGTCGCCAGGTTTTACGGTATACCTTGCTAGAAATCCAGGTGGACAGCTTTGCGGAACTCTTGCTTGTTGTATATTCATAACATAAATACCTCCATATGATTTTACTAGATGAAATCAGGCTCAAACATATAGCCAAAAGTCATAGAATATCATATGAAATTTTATTGAAAATGCTAGTATCTAAGCGTTATCAAGAAAACGAAATACATCGCTATCATAGAATATAGGAGAGGGATGGAGGATATCACCTCCATTCCTCGTTTTATATAGCATATTAACGGAATTAAGAAAAGGAGTGTGCCATATACTATGAAACGGAATATATGTATCTCGTAAAGATGTAGATATAAAGAAAGATATCAATTCCACAATAGTAATAAAATGTTATAATAGGAAAAAGATATTTTTGCCAAATTGGAGAGGGAATATATGACAAAGAAAAAGATTATGATTATTATCAGCACTTTGTTTAGTATCTTGGTGCTAGCAGGGTGCAGTTGGTTTACAGGGGAAAAGGATTTACTAGACCCTAAAAAGCCAACAACTATCACTATTTGGCATTATTACAACGGCCAGATTAAGGACAAGTTCGACGCTTTGGTGGCAGAGTTTAATGAGACAATTGGTATGCAAAGAGGAATTGTTGTAGATGCGCAAAGTCATAGCGATGTGCAACAATTAGCCAATGCTGTGTTTGATGCTGCGAATAAAACACTTGGTGCACACCCGATGCCTGATATTTTTGCAGCCTATCCTGAAAATGCCTATAGAGTTAATCAAATTGTTGAGCTAGTAGAGTTAGAGTCATATTTTACAGAGACAGAACTACAGTCTTTTCGCCAGGATTTCTTAGAAGAAGGTCGATTTACTGAAGATGACAAGATTAAGATCATACCAATAGCAAAATCAACGGAAAATCTTTATTTAAATAAGACGGATTGGGAAGTCTTCGCCAATGCAACAGGGGCTAATCTCAATGATTTGCGCACCTGGGAAGGGATCGTTGCAACAGCGCAGAGATACTATGAGTATTCTGGGAAAGGGTTTATGGGTATTGATGCGACTGCCAATTATATGCTATTAACAGCAATACAATTGAGCAATATAAATGATGACAAGAACTTCTATAACAGTAAGACGAATACAATAAACTTTAATCAAGTAGTTGCGAAGACCATATGGGACCACTATTACATACCATACATAGAAGGCTATTTTGTAAAAACAGGTCGATTTAGTTCCGATGATGCTCGCACGGGGACAGTATTAGCTTATACAGGTTCATCTGCTGGTGCGGCGTACTTTCCTAAGGAAATCACAATTAGTCAACAAGAGATTCATCCAGTGGACTCCTTAGTATTGCCCTATCCGCATTTTCAGTCAGGCATTCCCTATGCAATTCAACAGGGGGCAGGTATGTGTATAACCAAAAGTGATAAGGCCCACGAATATGCGGCAGCACTGTTTTTAAAGTGGTTCACAGAGCCGGAGCAGAACGTTGAATTTGCAGTAACCACTGCATATTTTCCTGTGAAAAATGATGCTTTAAAAGAAGAAGTAATATTACGTGCGCTAGAGGGAACAGAAGTGGCAAATGAAGCGATAAAAGGATCAATTAATACAACGATGAAGATGCTTGACACCCACACTTTTTTCTCAAATAAGCCGTTTGAAGGAAGTTATGAAATACGCGTGTTGCTAGAAAACCACTTAAATCAGCGAATTAAAAATGACCTTGAAGCACTACAGAAAAGAGAACAAAAGGGTGAAGACCGTAAACTTATCATTAATTCCCTAAGCTCAGAAGAACAGTTTCAAAGTTGGTACAAACAATTCATGATGGAAGCAAATTCAATCTTCACAAGGTAGAGAGAAGGGCAGTGGATTTATGAAAAACAAAATAAAGGATAAAAAATCCATTGTCTTTAAATTAACAGCATTTGTAATCCTATTAATTGTCATTCAAGCTGTCCTGCTAACTATTACCATGATAGTTGCTGGTGTATTGAGCCAGGCTAAAGAGAACGCGTATCAGGCATTCTATGAGAAAGTAAGCAACCGCAAGAACATCATACAAGAAGAAATGAAAAATAGATGGACAAATATGGACCCTTTTGTGTCCAAAATCTCTCGGGTTTTGTCAAACAATACGGATACACAATCATTTTTTGATGAAGCGATTCAAGATGTGATCGCTATGTTAAGGGCTACAGAGGTAACGGGGGCTTTCATTATATTGGAAGAAGACGAGCGTGAGGAGAATGGCAAGGCGGCTATTTATGTTAGGGACTACGACCCGTTACTGAATGACATTAGTAATTCAGATTTGTATTTAGTAGCCGGGCCCTCCGAGCTAGCAAAGAAACTACGAATTCCTCTAGACCAAATGTGGGGTTACAATTTAAAGCTAGATGAAAGTAATCGAATCTTTTATGACAATCCATATACTAATGCATCATTGACCTTTCAAACGCAGCTATTGGGGTATTTGAGTCCACCATTTCAGATGTCAGAGGACGATTTGCCGATTATAACATATACAATGCCGTTGTTCGATGCCGAAAAAAGGTTGCGAGGTGTAATTGGTGTTGAAGTGTCTGTCAATTATGTAACCCAGTTTCTGCCCGCAACCGAGATACTATCAAAGGACTCCTTGGGTTATATGATTGGCTTTCAAGGTGACCAAAGTACTGATATTCATCCGATTGTTATGACAGGTGCTTTACAAAAACGAATGATACGAAATAGTGAACCACTAATTTTCCATAACGTAGATGAAGAACGCGATATCTATAGTATAGAGAACCACAAGAGTGGCCAGCCAATATTTGCCTGTGTCAAAGCGATAGAGTTATATCATTACAATACGCCTTTTGAGGGTGAAAAGTGGTATTTAATTGGGATGATAACGGAGAGCCATTTACTTAACTATGTTGTCAAAATCCAACGTATCCTTTGGGTATCTTTACTCGTATCCATTGTAATTGGGGCATTTAGTGGTTACATTGTCAGCTATTATTTCACAAAGCCGATTATACAGTTAGCAAAGCAAGTTCGCGAAGGTGATAAAGAAACAGCACTATCTTTTCAGCCTACAGGCTTTACGGAGGTTGATGAATTAGCAACTGCAATAGTATCGGCGAATAATGCACTATTAGAGTCCACAATTAAGATGTCCAGAATCATAGACCTTGTGGAAGTTCCGATTGGAGCCTTTGAATGTCGAGATGAATCGAACCATGTATTTGTTACGGATCAGCTTCAACAGGTCCTTTCCATTGACAATAAAAAAATGAGTAGGCTAGTACAGCATAAGGAATTATTTAAGAATATGATAGAAGATATTTTTCGTCATCCAGAGCCGGATGAAGAAGGAGTCTATAATATCAATGGATACAAATGGGTGCGAATCAAAACGGTTTCTTACGAAACAAGTATTCTGGGAGTAGTCATTGATGTAACAGAGGAGATATTGCAGAAGAAAGTAATAAAGCAGGACCGCGACCATGACCCGCTTACCAATATATTGAATCGTAGGGCAGCACAGCAAGGTATAGAAGAGCTTATGAAGATGGGTTCCGAGCTTAATACAGCTGCATTATTAATGTTTGATTTAGACAACTTGAAAATAATTAATGATACGTTTGGTCATAAGTGGGGAGATATATATATTAAGGAAGCAGCGCGACAATTAACCCTAATTGCAGACGGGCGAAAGATTGTAGGTAGGCGCTCAGGGGATGAATTTGTTCTGTTCTTACATGGCTACCCAAGTAGAGATGCTATTGAAGAAGTGATAGCGCAATTGTATCGCAATCTAGAACAAGAGCCGATAGAATATCCGAATGGAGAAAAGAAGGCTATATCAATTTCCGCTGGTTTAGTGTGGATTGAAAACTGGGAAATATCCTATGATGAACTGTTACAACAGGCAGACGAAATGCTATATGAAGCAAAGGAACAGGCAAAGGGTACATGTAAATACTGAAGATAGATGAATAAAAGTAGGCCGCCATTGATTGGCGGCTTTAAATATGAACAAAACGGGTTGTCCAGGGTAAATTCTGTAGGGTATGTGCTATACACTATAAAAAGATAAATAGATGTTTGATAGGAAGCTAAATTACCCTTGTTTCATACTCTATAGTAGGAGTTGCTATCCTAAGCAAGATAGGGAGAAATGGAGGTGTAGTTATGGGGAAACCTTATTTAGGCATCTTAATTGGTAATCGTGATAGGAATGCAATTTTAAATGGTGAAGGCTATGAAAAGGTTGACCTGTATCTTGATGCTGCTAAGAAATATGGACTACAGATATGTTTCTTCCGATTCAACGATATCGATATGAAGTCTAATGTTGTAATTGCCAAATTCCCTAAGGGTCATAATACGTGGACAACAAGAAAGATTTCAGTTCCTAAAGTCATTCATAATAGAGCTGTTTATGGTACTCGGCAACAAAATCAAATAGTAAAGCTACGCAAAAGAGGATTCGTCTTATTTAATGGTTGGAACACGTATAGTAAGCTTAAAATTCACCAGTTGCTCGAGAAGCATAGATCGCTAAAAGCATACTCGCCTATCACTCGATTATTTACGAAAAGAAACCTCAATTACTTTTGTCGCTTTTCATCTTTTTTCTTGAAACCTGACCGCGGAGCAGTTGGCAAAGGAATAGTCAAATTGTCAAAAGTGGAAGCTAACCTTTGGAGAATTACCCATCAGAACAAAAATAGGAAGCTAATTTTTGAAAAGACAAAAGAAGAACTATTTGATTTTTTAGTTCGATATACCAAAGGTTCTAGATGTATATTACAACAGACAATCGTATTGCAAACCTATAACAAAAGGCCATTTGACATCCGTGTTTCCGTTCAGAAAAATTTCGAGGGAAAATGGCAAGTAACTGGCATGGTGGCAAAGGTAGCAGGGAAAGGTCATTACTTAAGCAACGTTTTTCAGGGTGGCACCGTTAAGAGACTAGATGAAATATATTGGAATAGCTCATATTTAAGAATAAAGAATAAAATCTCCACAGTTGCTTTACAAATTATTAGGTATCTTGAAAAGAACTTATCAAATCTATCGGATGTTGGATTTGATTTCGGAGTGGATGATGAAGAGCGAATCTACTTTATTGAAATGAATAGTCGAGACCAACGCTATAGTTTTCTTCTAGCGGGGATGGAACAGACCTTTCAAGAGACGTACGAGAATCCAATAGCTTATGGGAAATATCTTATTTCTCAAAATCTTTAATCCATTGATTCACAAGCATAGGGAGGAGGCTTTTACGATTAATCAGAAATTTTTTCAGAAGGCTTTTTTCATGACTAGTCAACAGGGTATCAGGAGTATCCTCAATGATTTTACTAACGTGGTCATTGGGGATTTTTTGTAGCATGTTGGCGTATTTGCGTAATAAACTTTTGTGCTTTAGAAGGTACGTAGGAAGACCATTAAGATAGCGATTGTTGTACTTCGCGACGCGATTCCAATAGGTACTCGTAGCAGCTCTTTTTTTCCATGCGATTGCACCTAACAGGCTTAATCCATGGTCGATAAGGTAGAAGTTGAATATATTGGTAGCGTTTAAACTACTCGAACGATCATCCAATGCTTTACGATATAAGATAATATTACGGTTGTTACGGTCAATGTTGAGAATCCAAATATCAAAAACAAACATTTTAACTAGGCGTTCTGGTTTATAGATATGATTGAAAATGTTTTTAGAGTTAAATTGACTATATAGGTTTGTCCAGTTCAGTAGTCGGTTAGCAGAATGCTTGATGGAAACAGTACCTAATTGTTCATTAATCGTCTGCAGTTCTACGGTAGCAACAGGGAGCTTTGCTAAATTTGCTAATTTGTAAGCAATGTATTCATTGGCAGATAACGGACCACTATATTTCTTACTCTTAGCAGTGGGGAACTTGAAGTAACCCCGCTTATTCGTTGGATCTACATGAGAGACATACCATACGGTGCCAACGCTCTCCTTGCTAGCTACAACGTTCTCGAATTTCCATTTACCTGCCATTAAGATGCCCCCATTCGAAATACTATATAGTATTCAGCAATAGCTGAATACGGGAGCATTCGGACTCAAAAAACAAAGACCTTTGCCAAATTAGCAGAGGTCTTGTGCTTTAGTAGTTATTGTTTATAAAATGTCCTTAAGACTCTATTCCATGAACAACAGGATCATTCGCTTCGTCTATTACCTCATCCGACACCTGCGAATAGACAAGGGTCGCGACTACGGTATCTAAGTCAGCTAGAATTTCAATATCCCTATTTGCTGCGATATTTAAATCTGCTAATGTAATCGTATCTTTTTCTAATAACATAGCAGCATCAAATTCAACAGTCTCTGGCATATAGCGAGGATACATCTCAATTTCTACATCGTGAGTCTGAACCTGTAGGATTTTGCCTCCCTGCTCTACAGCATCACGGTGAAGAATATGTATGTTACTTACAAGCTTCACCTTCTCATTTTCATCTAAAGGCTGAAGATCTACGTGTAGATATTGGCCACGCAAGCTATTTTTTTGGAATTGCTTAATAATTGCAAAGGAAATTTCATTGTTAAAATTAACTTCGACTTTTCTGCTTGTTCCATACGTACTTAATAGCTTTGCCAAATCAGCCTCGTTCACATAGAAGGGTTGCGACTGATTACCTTTGCTATACATTACCCCAGGAACATGCCCATCCCTAAGGGCTGCTCTTGCGTTAGAATACGGCTTTGACTTTCTATCGAATAGCTGTAATTTTGGGTTTTCCATAATACCAAACCTCCAAAAGTTAGAATATCCTTTTCATTCCTTTCCCTAGTCTCGCCCAT
Above is a genomic segment from Desulfuribacillus stibiiarsenatis containing:
- a CDS encoding LysM peptidoglycan-binding domain-containing protein; translation: MNIQQARVPQSCPPGFLARYTVKPGDTFYMIAQMFRVRLEALAVNNPHITNPNIIYPGDVLCVPGLVAFPCCVSLHARGRVPFGTGGVGYINFAPQGGQAVNIMATLPQPSFFGDYDIYTGDIFIPDIGGFGNQLSPTPQAPPNWSTRVELPTVASITPNSQIVVTPFNSVTGRTGPIILEGFVTNVTCS
- a CDS encoding extracellular solute-binding protein, with translation MTKKKIMIIISTLFSILVLAGCSWFTGEKDLLDPKKPTTITIWHYYNGQIKDKFDALVAEFNETIGMQRGIVVDAQSHSDVQQLANAVFDAANKTLGAHPMPDIFAAYPENAYRVNQIVELVELESYFTETELQSFRQDFLEEGRFTEDDKIKIIPIAKSTENLYLNKTDWEVFANATGANLNDLRTWEGIVATAQRYYEYSGKGFMGIDATANYMLLTAIQLSNINDDKNFYNSKTNTINFNQVVAKTIWDHYYIPYIEGYFVKTGRFSSDDARTGTVLAYTGSSAGAAYFPKEITISQQEIHPVDSLVLPYPHFQSGIPYAIQQGAGMCITKSDKAHEYAAALFLKWFTEPEQNVEFAVTTAYFPVKNDALKEEVILRALEGTEVANEAIKGSINTTMKMLDTHTFFSNKPFEGSYEIRVLLENHLNQRIKNDLEALQKREQKGEDRKLIINSLSSEEQFQSWYKQFMMEANSIFTR
- a CDS encoding sensor domain-containing diguanylate cyclase — its product is MKNKIKDKKSIVFKLTAFVILLIVIQAVLLTITMIVAGVLSQAKENAYQAFYEKVSNRKNIIQEEMKNRWTNMDPFVSKISRVLSNNTDTQSFFDEAIQDVIAMLRATEVTGAFIILEEDEREENGKAAIYVRDYDPLLNDISNSDLYLVAGPSELAKKLRIPLDQMWGYNLKLDESNRIFYDNPYTNASLTFQTQLLGYLSPPFQMSEDDLPIITYTMPLFDAEKRLRGVIGVEVSVNYVTQFLPATEILSKDSLGYMIGFQGDQSTDIHPIVMTGALQKRMIRNSEPLIFHNVDEERDIYSIENHKSGQPIFACVKAIELYHYNTPFEGEKWYLIGMITESHLLNYVVKIQRILWVSLLVSIVIGAFSGYIVSYYFTKPIIQLAKQVREGDKETALSFQPTGFTEVDELATAIVSANNALLESTIKMSRIIDLVEVPIGAFECRDESNHVFVTDQLQQVLSIDNKKMSRLVQHKELFKNMIEDIFRHPEPDEEGVYNINGYKWVRIKTVSYETSILGVVIDVTEEILQKKVIKQDRDHDPLTNILNRRAAQQGIEELMKMGSELNTAALLMFDLDNLKIINDTFGHKWGDIYIKEAARQLTLIADGRKIVGRRSGDEFVLFLHGYPSRDAIEEVIAQLYRNLEQEPIEYPNGEKKAISISAGLVWIENWEISYDELLQQADEMLYEAKEQAKGTCKY
- a CDS encoding YheC/YheD family protein, whose product is MGKPYLGILIGNRDRNAILNGEGYEKVDLYLDAAKKYGLQICFFRFNDIDMKSNVVIAKFPKGHNTWTTRKISVPKVIHNRAVYGTRQQNQIVKLRKRGFVLFNGWNTYSKLKIHQLLEKHRSLKAYSPITRLFTKRNLNYFCRFSSFFLKPDRGAVGKGIVKLSKVEANLWRITHQNKNRKLIFEKTKEELFDFLVRYTKGSRCILQQTIVLQTYNKRPFDIRVSVQKNFEGKWQVTGMVAKVAGKGHYLSNVFQGGTVKRLDEIYWNSSYLRIKNKISTVALQIIRYLEKNLSNLSDVGFDFGVDDEERIYFIEMNSRDQRYSFLLAGMEQTFQETYENPIAYGKYLISQNL
- a CDS encoding HipA family kinase, with protein sequence MAGKWKFENVVASKESVGTVWYVSHVDPTNKRGYFKFPTAKSKKYSGPLSANEYIAYKLANLAKLPVATVELQTINEQLGTVSIKHSANRLLNWTNLYSQFNSKNIFNHIYKPERLVKMFVFDIWILNIDRNNRNIILYRKALDDRSSSLNATNIFNFYLIDHGLSLLGAIAWKKRAATSTYWNRVAKYNNRYLNGLPTYLLKHKSLLRKYANMLQKIPNDHVSKIIEDTPDTLLTSHEKSLLKKFLINRKSLLPMLVNQWIKDFEK
- a CDS encoding 50S ribosomal protein L25, which translates into the protein MENPKLQLFDRKSKPYSNARAALRDGHVPGVMYSKGNQSQPFYVNEADLAKLLSTYGTSRKVEVNFNNEISFAIIKQFQKNSLRGQYLHVDLQPLDENEKVKLVSNIHILHRDAVEQGGKILQVQTHDVEIEMYPRYMPETVEFDAAMLLEKDTITLADLNIAANRDIEILADLDTVVATLVYSQVSDEVIDEANDPVVHGIES